A genome region from Gardnerella vaginalis includes the following:
- a CDS encoding sensor histidine kinase, whose translation MFQDSTSSPLVVFVVFALIAICVAIVIVMFVVDSLFPIFRSIFRPFFSSVVSRIAGGLRRIFRSRFKRILKILGKRSFSDDEDDEYSVDNNSDDISSDACAILSMLSAATIVIDADNDVLRASSDSYTLGVVVDDSIVQPRVLDSVNRVRESGGFESFDLVTFTPERYITIGEGSDFNGNFAGDSAVLLKSATVAGDFSSNKTDKSSDASTVSRPNWLNVTVGSVGAGKVVVILNDTSATHRFEQTRDDFISNVSQQLISSTRMISSLTELLQDNNVTLNRVKEVSLKAQRSSKRLEHMLEDLLLLMSAQKPIDVSKASAVNVLSVLKDVHNQVSDLALSRNVRLCVKSDSSLSVLGSFSQISAAVRKLVENAIIYSSANSSVAISALKSDDSQFAVIRVVDCGSGIALRDQPRIFERFYRSDNQNDGSQDGVGLGLAIAKHVALTHHGSITLWSRPGQGTTVNFAIPLAKSDAKSDAK comes from the coding sequence ATGTTTCAGGATTCTACATCTTCGCCATTGGTTGTATTTGTAGTGTTTGCTTTGATTGCTATTTGTGTTGCAATCGTAATTGTTATGTTTGTTGTTGATTCGCTTTTTCCAATATTTCGTAGTATTTTTAGACCGTTTTTTAGTTCTGTTGTAAGTCGTATAGCAGGTGGTTTGCGTAGGATTTTTCGTAGTAGGTTTAAGAGGATTTTAAAAATTTTAGGTAAACGTAGTTTTAGTGATGATGAAGATGATGAATATTCAGTTGATAATAATTCAGATGATATAAGTTCAGATGCGTGTGCGATTTTATCTATGCTGTCTGCTGCGACTATTGTTATCGATGCTGATAATGATGTTTTACGAGCTAGTTCTGATAGTTATACGCTTGGTGTTGTTGTTGATGATTCTATTGTTCAACCGAGAGTTTTGGATTCTGTAAATAGGGTGCGCGAGTCTGGCGGTTTTGAGAGTTTTGATTTAGTTACTTTTACTCCTGAGCGGTATATAACTATTGGTGAAGGCTCTGATTTTAATGGTAATTTTGCTGGTGACAGTGCTGTGTTATTAAAATCAGCTACGGTTGCTGGCGACTTTTCCTCGAATAAAACTGATAAATCGTCTGATGCTTCCACAGTTTCTAGACCTAATTGGCTTAATGTTACTGTTGGAAGTGTTGGAGCAGGCAAGGTTGTTGTTATTTTAAATGACACTAGTGCTACGCATCGTTTTGAGCAGACTAGAGATGATTTTATAAGTAATGTTTCTCAACAACTTATTAGCTCTACTCGAATGATTTCTAGTCTTACAGAACTTTTGCAGGATAATAATGTTACTCTTAATCGTGTTAAGGAAGTGTCTTTAAAAGCTCAGAGGTCTTCTAAACGCCTGGAACATATGCTGGAAGATCTTCTGCTTCTTATGAGTGCTCAGAAGCCTATAGATGTGTCTAAGGCGAGTGCTGTGAACGTCTTGAGCGTGTTAAAAGATGTTCACAATCAAGTTTCAGATCTTGCTTTGAGTCGAAATGTGCGTCTTTGTGTTAAGTCTGATTCTTCGCTTAGTGTTCTAGGAAGTTTTTCACAAATCAGCGCTGCTGTGCGTAAACTTGTTGAGAATGCCATTATCTATTCTTCAGCAAATAGCAGTGTGGCGATTTCAGCGTTAAAGTCTGATGACTCTCAGTTTGCAGTGATTCGTGTTGTTGATTGTGGCTCTGGTATTGCGTTGCGTGATCAGCCTCGTATTTTCGAGCGTTTTTATCGTTCGGATAACCAGAACGACGGCAGTCAGGATGGTGTTGGTTTGGGTCTTGCTATTGCTAAGCACGTGGCTCTTACTCATCACGGTAGCATTACATTGTGGAGTAGACCAGGGCAGGGTACTACGGTTAATTTTGCGATTCCGCTTGCAAAATCGGATGCAAAATCGGATGCAAAATAG